TGATGTTGTACCACTCCCAGTCGGGGAAGCACTCCAGTGACCAGACGGCGTGGTCGGCGAGACGGTCCTTGCCCTTGATCACGATGGGGGCGCCGGTGTCGGTGGTCCACAGACCGCCGCTGCCGTCCTCGGTGAACAACTCGTGCCGCCGCAGCCGGTCCTGCCCCTTGGTGTTCATGTACTGCTCGACGACGGCACGGTTGTTACGGCGCTGTTCCGCGCGGTCGAGGAATGCCTGGGGGGCGACGCTTTCGTGCACGACGGCTCCTGTGTGTTCTCGGGTGACTGAACGCATGACAAAAGCGGCCCCGGTGACGGGACCGCTTGACTGTGTGGGGTGGAGGGCCGGGGGCCGGGGACTTGCTGCTAGCCGGCGTCGACGGCGGTCAGCATGGCCTCCACCCGGGTGTGCCACTGGTAGTACGACTGGATCTTGTGCAACTCGCCCTCGGGGGTCACCGAGACGCCGTAGACGTACTGCTCGCCGGCGGGGTACGGGGCGTTCTTCACGAGGTTCTCGATGCCGGGGCCGGTCTCCAGGGGAAGCCCCAGAGGATCCGTCGTCTTCACGGAGAACGTGATCCGCTCGATCGTCGAGGAGTCCCAGCTCAGGGTGGTGTACATGCAGAAGGCCTGTTCGCAGAACCGCAGCAGCCCCTCGCTCGGCTCGGGCAGCCCCGCCTCGCCCAGCAGCGCCCGGAGCGTCTTCGGCCGGAAGAACTCGGGCGAGGAGGGGTTGAAGTACAGGTTCACCGTCCGCTTCGGGTAGTCGATGCCGACCGTGTTCACGATGCCGGCCACGCCGTACCGTTCGAAGAAGGCGAGGTTGTCGGTCACGCTGCGCGGCATCGAGGGCAGGTCGGCCAGCTCGGCCGCCGGCTGCGGCGTCGGCGCGGGGAAGAAGGTCCAGGTCTTCTTGAAGCCGCCGACGACACCGAAGTCGAAGCCGTAACCGCCGACCGGGAAGGCCTGGTGGATCTCCGCCGACAGCCGGTCGACGGCATGACCCGTCGGGGTGGCCAGGCCGTTGGAGAGCGCGACCGCGTAGGGGTCGAGGTCCTTGGGAAGCATCGTCCAGCGGCAGTCCAGGTCGCCCGCGCGCCGGGGACCGGTCTGGGTCCGGAAGGAGATGACGGCGGGCGCCATCACGTGCTCGTACGCCGTCAGAATGGGCCAGACCTTGTCGTGCGAGAGGGAGAGGCCCATCATCCGGGACGTCTCCTGGGTGACCGAGTAGAACTCCGATGTCCGAGCTTCTGGCATGCTTCCTCCACGGATCGGTCGCGGTGTCCGGCGGGATGATGGCAGGAGGGCTGCCTCGTGCACCGTCGGTGCGGGCGTGCCCGGTGCGCCGTGAACG
This window of the Streptomyces canus genome carries:
- a CDS encoding aromatic prenyltransferase: MPEARTSEFYSVTQETSRMMGLSLSHDKVWPILTAYEHVMAPAVISFRTQTGPRRAGDLDCRWTMLPKDLDPYAVALSNGLATPTGHAVDRLSAEIHQAFPVGGYGFDFGVVGGFKKTWTFFPAPTPQPAAELADLPSMPRSVTDNLAFFERYGVAGIVNTVGIDYPKRTVNLYFNPSSPEFFRPKTLRALLGEAGLPEPSEGLLRFCEQAFCMYTTLSWDSSTIERITFSVKTTDPLGLPLETGPGIENLVKNAPYPAGEQYVYGVSVTPEGELHKIQSYYQWHTRVEAMLTAVDAG
- a CDS encoding PhzA/PhzB family protein, with translation MHESVAPQAFLDRAEQRRNNRAVVEQYMNTKGQDRLRRHELFTEDGSGGLWTTDTGAPIVIKGKDRLADHAVWSLECFPDWEWYNITIFETQDPDRFWVECDGHGKIRFGDYPEGYYENHFLHSFEFENGKIKRQREFMNPFEQLRALGIPVPEIKRKGIPT